From Myxosarcina sp. GI1, the proteins below share one genomic window:
- a CDS encoding CBS domain-containing protein, with amino-acid sequence MNKSVADVMTSDPTVVKPQTPLQDAIKILAEKKISGLPVVDDTGKLVGIISESDLMWQETGVETPPYIMFLDSVIYLQNPARHNKEIHKALGQTVGDVMNDKPVTISPEQSVRAAARIMHEKKVRRLPVVNKETQKIVGMITQSDVIRMMSLEE; translated from the coding sequence ATGAATAAATCTGTCGCTGATGTAATGACATCCGACCCTACCGTAGTAAAACCTCAAACACCGCTGCAAGATGCAATTAAAATTTTGGCGGAAAAAAAGATTAGCGGTTTGCCAGTAGTGGATGATACGGGAAAACTAGTGGGAATAATTTCAGAATCCGATTTGATGTGGCAGGAAACGGGTGTAGAAACGCCACCATATATCATGTTTCTCGATAGCGTAATTTATCTCCAAAATCCCGCACGTCACAACAAAGAAATTCATAAAGCACTAGGGCAAACTGTGGGTGATGTAATGAACGATAAACCTGTAACCATTTCACCAGAGCAATCGGTACGTGCCGCAGCACGCATTATGCACGAAAAAAAGGTGCGTCGTCTGCCAGTGGTAAACAAAGAAACTCAAAAAATTGTAGGCATGATTACTCAAAGTGATGTAATCAGAATGATGTCTTTAGAAGAATAA
- a CDS encoding glycosyltransferase, whose product MTNSSEPLVTVLMSVYNGMPHLPTAIDSILQQTLTNFKFIIVDDASTDGTAKVLRDFAQKDSRIEVVTNQRNRGLGYNLARGIAAATTPWVARMDADDVAVPQRLEWQLAYVKEQPEVDILGGYALDMSDRGRILGQRKVPTNHQDICRLVWTNPFIHGTVMLRREAILRVGSYRQKLSKRQDYELWFRCVRSGLRFANLPQPLIYYRFSDNTFTRNNWRVALTHVRIGWRGCWQVKAAPFAYLAITKQLVVVLLPPPLRTLVYNWLKQFDPRAKVT is encoded by the coding sequence ATGACTAATTCTTCAGAACCTTTAGTTACAGTCTTGATGAGCGTTTATAACGGTATGCCTCACCTGCCAACCGCTATAGACAGCATTTTGCAGCAGACCTTGACCAACTTTAAATTTATTATTGTCGATGATGCTTCTACTGACGGTACGGCTAAAGTATTAAGAGATTTTGCCCAAAAAGATTCTCGCATCGAAGTTGTTACCAATCAGCGCAATCGAGGTTTGGGATACAATTTAGCTCGTGGAATAGCAGCAGCCACAACCCCTTGGGTGGCGCGAATGGATGCCGACGATGTGGCAGTACCACAGCGTTTGGAGTGGCAACTGGCGTATGTAAAAGAACAACCTGAAGTCGATATTTTAGGGGGCTACGCTCTAGATATGAGCGATCGCGGCAGAATTTTAGGTCAGCGTAAGGTTCCTACCAATCACCAGGATATATGCCGTTTGGTCTGGACTAATCCCTTTATTCACGGGACGGTAATGCTGCGACGCGAGGCAATCTTACGAGTAGGCTCCTATCGTCAAAAACTATCTAAACGTCAAGATTACGAACTGTGGTTTCGCTGCGTTAGATCGGGACTCAGATTTGCCAATCTACCCCAACCGCTGATTTACTATCGCTTTTCCGATAACACTTTCACCCGCAATAACTGGCGCGTAGCTCTTACTCACGTTCGTATCGGTTGGCGCGGTTGTTGGCAGGTAAAGGCTGCTCCTTTTGCTTATTTAGCCATTACCAAACAGTTAGTCGTGGTTCTATTGCCTCCTCCTCTGAGAACTTTAGTTTACAACTGGTTGAAGCAGTTCGATCCTAGAGCTAAAGTTACGTAA
- a CDS encoding sulfotransferase domain-containing protein encodes MKPNFVIIGAQKSASTFLHHCLREHPDIWLPEGETPAFESPNFEAGEAKQLYKKIGDRQEAIIGIKRPSYLCRSEVPQRLYDELNTPKILLILRHPLDRTRSAYFHYVSGGFAPLKDLDAGMSELLEGKMQQTWKRSGEILDFSLYAHGLRRYLDIFPRSSLFITTHDRVKSQPLETIQEILAFLGVNQEFVPENLNSRPQAVNYSLKRLRLRILKNYFLYDYNQDRTRLYAKPSVSPVGKLVCKTIDIIDNRILSKFWHSKSMPQFSHSVEQKLWELFLPDIQETERLTSLDLSVWYDKP; translated from the coding sequence ATGAAACCCAATTTTGTCATTATCGGCGCACAAAAATCGGCATCTACATTCTTACATCATTGTCTTCGGGAGCATCCAGATATTTGGCTACCAGAGGGAGAAACACCAGCTTTTGAATCACCCAATTTCGAAGCAGGTGAGGCAAAGCAATTATATAAAAAAATTGGCGATCGCCAGGAAGCTATTATCGGAATCAAGCGTCCGAGTTATCTATGCAGATCGGAAGTACCTCAAAGGCTTTACGACGAACTAAATACACCTAAAATTTTGCTAATTTTACGCCACCCATTAGATCGGACTCGCTCTGCTTATTTTCATTATGTTAGCGGTGGTTTTGCACCACTAAAAGACTTAGATGCGGGAATGAGTGAGTTGCTGGAAGGTAAAATGCAGCAAACTTGGAAAAGAAGCGGTGAAATACTAGATTTTTCCTTGTATGCTCATGGGTTACGGCGTTATCTAGATATCTTTCCTCGCTCTTCGCTGTTTATAACCACGCACGATCGCGTCAAGTCACAACCATTAGAGACAATACAAGAAATTTTGGCATTTTTAGGCGTTAATCAAGAATTTGTGCCTGAAAACTTAAATAGCCGTCCTCAAGCTGTTAACTATTCTCTCAAGCGTTTGCGTTTGCGTATTCTTAAAAATTATTTTTTATACGACTATAATCAAGATCGGACTCGTCTATATGCCAAGCCATCCGTTTCACCAGTGGGCAAGCTCGTCTGTAAGACTATTGATATTATAGATAATCGCATTTTGAGTAAATTTTGGCATAGCAAGTCAATGCCTCAATTTTCTCATTCCGTCGAACAAAAGCTGTGGGAGCTTTTCCTTCCCGACATCCAAGAAACCGAGCGGCTGACATCATTAGATCTATCTGTCTGGTATGATAAGCCCTAA
- a CDS encoding DUF3291 domain-containing protein — protein sequence MIASTTKYTLKEIPAFLRFAILSLKSIYQAQNSNGLIAIKIRVRDFRTLTVWESMEDMKAFRNSQAHFKALQVSDRLGFNQTHTWHTEHIPNWSEAIARINEKLAGNSQT from the coding sequence ATGATTGCCTCAACTACTAAATACACTCTCAAAGAAATACCTGCTTTTTTAAGGTTTGCAATTTTATCTTTAAAGTCTATATATCAAGCCCAAAATTCTAATGGTTTAATTGCAATTAAAATTCGAGTCAGGGATTTTAGAACTCTGACAGTTTGGGAAAGTATGGAAGATATGAAAGCTTTCCGCAATTCTCAAGCACATTTTAAAGCTTTACAAGTTTCCGATAGATTGGGCTTCAATCAAACTCATACTTGGCATACAGAACACATACCTAATTGGTCGGAAGCGATCGCGCGAATAAATGAAAAACTGGCTGGAAACAGCCAAACATAA
- a CDS encoding glycosyltransferase family A protein, translating to MNSLQVSVIVPTKDRPQMLDRAVQSICSQTTLPAEIIIVDDASVASYPEIIEQLKERSPVPLIYHRNSQSSGPGATRNQGAKLASGNVLMFLDDDDLWLPEKIANQLNILTEHPEVGLVYAARSVVDEAGNNLFQITPKLAGQIYSQMLQKNHVGVTSSVAVRKDLFLEAGGFDPEIAVREDYELWIRLSKVTKIAFDPQATVLWTVHSQPRKQTSSKPEIYEAAVEKILQKYQQDLKSLPSKQARQAIASHYTLIADKYLLSGSPRRYRYVLRSLLQYPSVAALARLLPYTLYLRLRKNYSN from the coding sequence ATGAATTCCCTCCAAGTTTCTGTTATCGTTCCCACTAAAGATAGACCGCAGATGTTAGATAGAGCGGTTCAAAGTATCTGTTCGCAAACTACTTTGCCAGCAGAAATTATTATTGTCGATGATGCTTCTGTGGCTTCTTATCCAGAGATTATCGAACAATTAAAAGAGCGATCGCCAGTACCCCTTATCTATCACAGAAATTCGCAAAGTTCGGGTCCTGGTGCAACTCGTAACCAAGGTGCTAAGCTGGCTTCGGGTAATGTTCTCATGTTTTTAGACGATGACGATCTTTGGCTGCCAGAAAAGATTGCCAATCAGCTAAATATTCTTACCGAGCATCCAGAAGTAGGATTGGTTTATGCGGCTCGTTCTGTGGTCGATGAAGCTGGTAATAATCTGTTTCAAATAACTCCCAAGCTAGCAGGTCAAATATATTCGCAGATGCTGCAAAAAAATCACGTCGGCGTAACCTCAAGCGTGGCGGTGCGGAAAGATTTATTTCTAGAGGCAGGAGGATTCGATCCTGAAATCGCGGTGCGGGAAGATTACGAACTTTGGATCAGATTGTCTAAGGTAACAAAAATTGCTTTCGATCCTCAAGCTACTGTTCTGTGGACGGTACACAGCCAACCCAGAAAACAAACTAGTAGCAAACCAGAAATTTACGAAGCGGCAGTTGAAAAGATTTTGCAAAAATACCAGCAGGATCTTAAGTCTCTACCATCCAAGCAAGCAAGACAAGCAATTGCCTCTCACTATACTTTGATTGCCGACAAATACTTACTATCAGGTTCGCCACGCAGATATAGATATGTGTTGCGTAGTTTACTTCAGTATCCTTCTGTAGCGGCATTAGCTCGGCTTTTACCCTATACTCTCTATCTACGCCTGAGAAAAAATTACTCCAATTAG
- a CDS encoding glycosyltransferase — protein sequence MNLETIDRSSTNSSYLTFFNQLELGVEFEAIAAISSHTTSNLVGWQGLSSLVCSTRQQQIYDVDLRYAWGREIFSQHLIDFGWTEEILMFRKPFAESNSRHKLIIYLCDAATGLNTANKIDRVRKEFLIGEYWQTVTHIYLQLDALEATNSDFIANLSNKLTLPSDKPKAENYLTIDRLEQSLVAEKQNYLTNKLLLPLQPDRKKEGGMRTKGMYKQATPERPLISIITVVFNGEKYLEQTIQSIINQSNENLEYIIIDGGSTDKTLDIIEQYEGQIDYWVSESDRGIYDAMNKGTKAALGSHTWHINADDILWRLPDSEIDFTKANLAGAVSIFHPEERVCKLRLPHSPERDRELNIVKYPFYHQGFIGLRNQNSWFDVNYQIIADNILMAKKITTEPVVTTNKILTIHRREGISAENNEAIQQELQRAIARSSNLQVRALLGKKIIYSKLRKIAKSLGLVSLKRKYF from the coding sequence ATGAACTTAGAAACTATCGATCGCTCATCTACTAATTCTAGTTATCTTACTTTTTTCAACCAGTTAGAATTGGGAGTTGAATTTGAAGCGATCGCGGCAATCTCGTCACATACTACCAGTAATCTTGTAGGGTGGCAGGGTTTATCATCTTTAGTTTGTTCTACTCGGCAGCAGCAAATTTATGATGTGGATTTACGTTATGCCTGGGGACGAGAGATATTTAGCCAGCATTTAATCGATTTTGGTTGGACAGAAGAGATTTTAATGTTTCGCAAACCTTTTGCCGAATCAAACAGCCGACATAAATTAATTATTTACCTCTGCGATGCTGCTACAGGATTAAATACTGCTAATAAAATCGATCGCGTAAGAAAAGAATTTTTAATTGGGGAATACTGGCAAACTGTAACTCACATCTATTTACAATTAGATGCTTTGGAGGCAACAAACTCGGACTTTATTGCCAATTTGTCTAACAAACTGACATTACCTTCAGATAAACCCAAAGCTGAGAACTACCTAACTATCGATCGCCTGGAACAATCCCTTGTAGCCGAAAAGCAAAACTATCTTACTAATAAATTATTACTTCCCCTTCAACCAGATAGAAAGAAAGAAGGCGGTATGCGTACCAAAGGTATGTACAAACAAGCTACTCCCGAACGTCCGCTGATTTCGATAATTACGGTAGTGTTTAATGGCGAAAAATACTTAGAACAAACTATTCAATCTATTATTAACCAATCTAATGAAAACCTGGAATACATCATTATTGATGGCGGTTCTACAGACAAAACTTTAGACATTATCGAGCAGTATGAAGGGCAAATCGATTATTGGGTGAGCGAGAGCGATCGCGGTATCTACGACGCAATGAACAAAGGTACTAAAGCAGCATTGGGTTCTCATACTTGGCATATTAATGCCGACGATATTTTGTGGCGATTGCCAGATTCAGAAATAGATTTTACAAAAGCTAATTTAGCGGGTGCGGTGTCGATCTTTCACCCCGAAGAACGAGTCTGCAAGCTGAGATTGCCTCATTCGCCAGAACGCGATCGAGAGCTAAACATAGTCAAATATCCTTTTTATCATCAAGGATTTATCGGTCTGAGGAATCAAAATTCCTGGTTTGATGTAAATTATCAGATTATTGCTGATAATATTCTGATGGCAAAAAAAATTACTACAGAACCAGTTGTAACCACCAATAAAATTTTGACCATTCATCGCCGAGAAGGTATATCGGCAGAAAATAATGAAGCGATCCAACAAGAATTACAGCGAGCGATCGCTCGAAGCTCAAATCTTCAGGTTCGCGCACTGCTTGGGAAAAAGATTATTTATTCTAAATTGAGAAAAATCGCTAAGTCTTTGGGTTTGGTAAGTCTAAAAAGAAAATATTTTTAA